In Nostoc sp. GT001, a genomic segment contains:
- a CDS encoding sigma-70 family RNA polymerase sigma factor → MVQFDEQLRRLVIEACGHQPGSPQRQKLLTQIIRLTASRLWRETTPYYQDALQQTWLYFCRNVCEGLTGQIYDPNYGSVITWLNAYLKRRLQDFYLKQNREQATTVPLRIRQSTSGGISETIDPVDNLHATPQAPPILEELEIWAKTDSDGELRGTYIKGRPDVNCQVLIIKRLPPEVSWKDLSEEFGLSIPTLSSFYQRQCLPRLRKFAELEGLL, encoded by the coding sequence ATGGTTCAATTCGATGAACAGCTACGCCGCTTAGTTATAGAAGCCTGTGGACACCAACCTGGAAGCCCTCAGCGTCAGAAGCTGCTCACGCAAATTATTCGCTTGACAGCAAGTAGACTCTGGAGGGAAACTACTCCCTACTATCAAGACGCACTACAACAAACTTGGTTGTATTTCTGTCGTAATGTTTGTGAAGGTTTGACAGGTCAAATCTACGATCCAAATTATGGCAGTGTGATCACCTGGCTGAATGCTTACCTAAAACGGAGACTACAAGACTTTTACCTTAAGCAGAACCGAGAACAAGCCACAACAGTCCCTTTGAGAATTCGTCAGTCTACATCTGGTGGAATAAGTGAAACCATCGATCCTGTAGATAACCTACACGCTACCCCCCAAGCACCTCCAATTTTGGAAGAGTTGGAGATATGGGCGAAGACAGATTCGGATGGGGAACTGCGCGGTACTTACATTAAAGGGCGTCCAGATGTGAATTGTCAGGTGTTAATTATCAAACGCTTACCCCCAGAAGTTAGCTGGAAAGATTTATCTGAGGAATTTGGGTTGTCAATTCCGACATTAAGCAGTTTTTATCAACGCCAATGTTTACCGCGTTTGCGTAAGTTTGCAGAATTGGAGGGATTATTATGA
- a CDS encoding DUF2330 domain-containing protein — protein MKFFRLLTPLLLAIVAVLCFAPAAWAFCGFYVAKADTKLYNKASQVAIARDGDRTIMTMANDFQGEVKDFAMVVPVPTVLQKEQVRVTEPKIIERLDAFSAPRLVEYFDPDPCAPVYERELSAAPAPAAARSEAGSARDDASLGVTVEARFNVGEYDIVILSAKESGGLETWLKRNGYKIPRGAKQLLQPYIRSSMKFFVAKVNLDKFEQSGYQFLRPLQISYQSPKFMLPIRLGMINAKTEQDLIVYILSPQGQAEITNYRTVKIPSDANIPLFVKDEFGEFYKSMFQTIYTKEDRKVGFLEYAWDMGSCDPCSAEPLTPEELKQAGVFWLDDNSPSNVPVTPSFRRPSPRSNVFISRLHVRYTRDKFPEDLIFQQTANSESFQGRYVLQHPFQGELKCQAGRQYKQSLPKRFEQEAQTLAKLTNWKIQDIRNKMKLSVGNLRYSWWENILSWLGLY, from the coding sequence ATGAAGTTTTTTCGACTTTTAACACCATTATTGTTAGCAATTGTAGCTGTTTTGTGCTTTGCCCCCGCAGCTTGGGCATTTTGTGGATTTTATGTAGCCAAAGCTGATACAAAACTGTATAACAAAGCTTCTCAGGTAGCGATCGCGCGGGATGGCGATCGCACTATCATGACAATGGCAAACGATTTTCAAGGCGAAGTCAAAGATTTTGCAATGGTAGTACCAGTGCCAACAGTGCTGCAAAAAGAACAAGTTCGCGTCACAGAACCCAAGATTATCGAGCGGCTAGATGCTTTTAGTGCGCCGCGATTGGTAGAATATTTTGACCCAGATCCTTGTGCCCCAGTTTACGAAAGAGAGTTATCAGCAGCACCAGCGCCAGCAGCAGCGAGAAGTGAGGCGGGAAGTGCAAGGGACGATGCTAGTTTGGGTGTGACGGTTGAAGCACGTTTTAACGTTGGCGAATACGATATTGTGATCCTCAGTGCGAAAGAATCTGGTGGGTTGGAAACTTGGCTTAAACGCAATGGCTACAAAATCCCCAGAGGTGCGAAACAGTTACTTCAGCCTTATATTCGCTCCTCAATGAAATTCTTTGTTGCTAAAGTCAACTTGGATAAATTCGAGCAATCTGGCTACCAGTTTCTCCGTCCGTTACAAATTTCCTACCAATCACCTAAATTCATGCTGCCAATTCGTTTGGGCATGATCAATGCTAAGACAGAGCAGGATTTAATTGTCTACATTCTCTCGCCCCAAGGACAGGCAGAAATCACTAACTATCGGACGGTAAAAATTCCCTCCGACGCGAATATTCCCTTATTTGTCAAAGATGAATTTGGTGAATTCTACAAATCCATGTTTCAAACTATCTACACCAAAGAAGACAGGAAAGTTGGTTTTTTAGAATACGCTTGGGATATGGGTAGTTGCGATCCTTGTTCTGCCGAACCCCTGACTCCAGAAGAACTCAAGCAAGCAGGTGTATTTTGGCTAGATGATAATTCTCCAAGTAATGTGCCAGTNACCCCCAGCTTTCGTCGTCCCTCTCCTAGAAGTAACGTTTTTATCTCTCGCTTGCATGTTCGCTATACCCGCGACAAATTCCCTGAAGACTTGATATTTCAACAAACAGCCAACAGTGAATCTTTCCAAGGACGTTATGTTTTGCAACATCCGTTCCAAGGGGAACTCAAATGTCAGGCTGGTAGACAATATAAGCAGTCTTTACCTAAACGTTTTGAACAAGAGGCGCAAACTCTAGCTAAACTAACCAACTGGAAAATCCAAGATATTCGCAACAAAATGAAATTGAGTGTAGGTAATCTGAGATATTCTTGGTGGGAAAATATCCTATCCTGGCTAGGATTATATTAA
- a CDS encoding DUF4363 domain-containing protein — MKFFQLMSSVVGISLLALVGCNSPEQATTQTTPAVTPNPSVASAPATTSTTGNSSLLTIVSKTKAAVTSGNFVQAKKEFDKFEDSWKEVEDGIKVKSRNNYETIETNMDQITGELKASKPQKGKLLTALQSLEKTITAVSKT; from the coding sequence ATGAAGTTTTTTCAACTAATGTCGAGCGTTGTAGGTATCAGCTTGCTAGCTTTGGTAGGCTGTAACAGTCCCGAACAAGCTACTACCCAAACTACCCCAGCGGTGACTCCTAATCCTAGCGTAGCATCAGCCCCGGCGACAACATCTACTACAGGTAATAGTAGTTTACTAACTATAGTATCCAAAACTAAAGCCGCAGTTACATCTGGCAACTTTGTTCAAGCTAAAAAAGAATTTGATAAATTTGAGGATTCTTGGAAAGAAGTTGAAGACGGTATCAAAGTTAAATCTCGTAATAATTATGAAACTATAGAGACAAATATGGATCAGATTACAGGAGAACTTAAAGCTTCTAAACCCCAAAAAGGCAAATTATTGACAGCATTGCAATCATTAGAAAAAACTATTACTGCTGTTTCAAAAACTTAA
- a CDS encoding peptidase, protein MKRAFRKYHRAIGIIICLPLMLTVLTGILTTIVKEWSISTGLSSSLLLRIHTGEILHLEAIYPIFNGLGLIGLLVTGISMSGLLNRKKRSDLNN, encoded by the coding sequence ATGAAACGAGCATTTCGCAAGTATCACCGCGCGATCGGTATCATAATTTGTCTACCTTTAATGTTAACTGTATTGACTGGTATATTGACAACTATTGTTAAGGAATGGTCAATTAGTACTGGGCTTTCTTCTAGTTTGCTGTTAAGAATTCATACAGGGGAAATCTTGCATTTAGAAGCAATTTACCCAATTTTTAATGGATTGGGATTGATTGGGTTGCTGGTGACAGGAATAAGTATGTCTGGATTATTAAACCGTAAAAAACGGAGCGACCTCAATAATTAA